A genomic stretch from Enterobacter pseudoroggenkampii includes:
- the sthA gene encoding Si-specific NAD(P)(+) transhydrogenase: MPHSYDYDAIVIGSGPGGEGAAMGLVKQGARVAVIERYHNVGGGCTHWGTIPSKALRHAVSRIIEFNQNPLYSDHSRLLRSSFADILNHADTVINQQTRMRQGFYERNHCEILQGNAHFVDEHTLALECHDGSVETITAEKFVIACGSRPYHPADVDFSHPRVYDSDSILSLHHEPRHVIIYGAGVIGCEYASIFRGMDVKVDLINTRDRLLAFLDQEMSDSLSYHFWNSGVVIRHNEEYEKIEGCDDGVIMHLKSGKKLKADCLLYANGRTGNTDSLQLEIIGLETDSRGQLKVNSMYQTALPHVYAVGDVIGYPSLASAAYDQGRIAAQALVKGEATAHLIEDIPTGIYTIPEISSVGKTEQQLTSMKVPYEVGRAQFKHLARAQIVGMSVGTLKILFHRETKEILGIHCFGERAAEIIHIGQAIMEQKGGGNTIEYFVNTTFNYPTMAEAYRVAALNGLNRLF, from the coding sequence ATGCCACATTCCTACGATTACGACGCAATAGTTATTGGTTCCGGCCCCGGCGGCGAAGGCGCTGCTATGGGTCTGGTGAAACAGGGAGCCAGAGTAGCGGTCATCGAGCGCTACCATAATGTCGGCGGCGGTTGCACCCACTGGGGCACCATCCCTTCGAAAGCCCTCCGCCACGCCGTTAGCCGCATTATCGAATTTAACCAGAACCCTCTTTACAGCGACCATTCCCGACTTCTTCGTTCATCTTTTGCCGACATCCTGAATCACGCGGATACCGTCATTAACCAGCAGACGCGTATGCGTCAGGGGTTTTATGAGCGTAACCACTGCGAAATTTTGCAGGGCAACGCGCATTTTGTGGATGAACACACCCTGGCGCTCGAATGCCACGACGGGTCGGTTGAAACTATTACCGCTGAAAAATTTGTAATTGCCTGCGGTTCACGCCCATACCATCCGGCCGACGTGGACTTCTCGCACCCGCGCGTCTACGACAGCGACTCGATTCTGAGCCTGCACCATGAACCCCGCCACGTCATTATCTATGGCGCAGGGGTCATCGGCTGCGAATATGCGTCGATCTTCCGAGGAATGGACGTCAAAGTTGACCTGATCAACACCCGCGACCGCCTGCTGGCGTTCCTCGATCAGGAGATGTCAGATTCGCTCTCCTACCACTTCTGGAACAGCGGCGTGGTCATTCGCCACAACGAAGAGTACGAGAAGATCGAAGGCTGCGACGACGGGGTGATCATGCACCTGAAGTCCGGCAAGAAGCTGAAAGCAGACTGCCTGCTGTACGCCAACGGCCGTACCGGCAACACCGATTCCCTGCAGCTGGAAATTATCGGACTCGAGACCGACAGCCGCGGTCAGCTGAAGGTCAACAGCATGTATCAGACCGCCCTGCCGCACGTTTATGCGGTCGGCGACGTGATTGGCTACCCAAGCCTGGCCTCAGCCGCTTACGACCAGGGACGCATTGCGGCTCAGGCGCTGGTGAAAGGCGAAGCGACGGCGCATCTGATTGAAGATATCCCGACGGGCATCTACACCATCCCGGAAATCAGTTCCGTAGGGAAAACCGAGCAGCAGCTGACGTCTATGAAGGTGCCTTACGAGGTGGGTCGTGCGCAGTTTAAACATCTGGCGCGGGCGCAAATCGTGGGGATGAGCGTGGGTACGCTGAAAATTCTGTTCCATCGCGAGACGAAAGAGATCCTCGGGATTCACTGCTTTGGTGAACGCGCCGCGGAAATCATTCATATCGGCCAGGCGATAATGGAGCAGAAAGGTGGTGGTAACACCATTGAGTACTTCGTTAACACCACCTTTAATTACCCGACCATGGCGGAAGCCTACCGGGTAGCGGCCCTAAACGGCCTGAACCGCCTGTTTTAA
- the oxyR gene encoding DNA-binding transcriptional regulator OxyR translates to MNIRDLEYLVALAEHRHFRRAADSCHVSQPTLSGQIRKLEDELGVMLLERTSRKVLFTQAGLLLVDQARTVLREVKVLKEMASQQGEAMSGPLHIGLIPTVGPYLLPHIIPMLHQTFPKLEMYLHEAQTHQLLAQLDSGKLDCAILALVKESEAFIEVPLFDEPMMLAIYEDHPWANRDRVPMADLAGEKLLMLEDGHCLRDQAMGFCFEAGADEDTHFRATSLETLRNMVAAGSGITLLPALAVPRERKRDGVVYLPCIKPEPRRTIGLVYRPGSPLRSRYEQLAEAIRGSMDGHFDSALKQAVQAV, encoded by the coding sequence ATGAATATTCGTGATCTTGAATACCTGGTAGCGTTAGCCGAGCATCGTCACTTTCGCCGCGCGGCAGATTCCTGTCACGTCAGCCAGCCCACGCTGAGTGGCCAGATCCGCAAGCTGGAAGACGAGCTGGGCGTGATGCTGCTGGAGCGCACCAGTCGTAAGGTTCTGTTCACACAGGCAGGTCTTCTGCTGGTGGATCAGGCGCGCACCGTGCTGCGCGAGGTCAAAGTGCTCAAGGAAATGGCAAGCCAGCAGGGGGAGGCGATGTCCGGCCCGCTGCATATTGGCCTGATCCCAACCGTTGGCCCGTACCTGTTGCCGCACATCATTCCGATGCTGCACCAGACGTTCCCGAAACTCGAAATGTACCTGCACGAAGCGCAAACCCATCAGCTGCTGGCGCAGTTAGATAGCGGCAAGCTCGACTGCGCCATTCTGGCACTGGTAAAAGAGAGTGAAGCCTTTATTGAAGTGCCGCTGTTCGATGAGCCGATGATGCTGGCGATCTATGAAGATCACCCGTGGGCGAACCGCGATCGCGTGCCGATGGCCGATCTGGCGGGTGAAAAGCTGCTGATGCTGGAAGATGGCCACTGCCTGCGCGACCAGGCGATGGGCTTCTGCTTCGAAGCGGGTGCGGATGAGGATACCCATTTCCGCGCAACAAGCCTGGAAACGCTGCGTAACATGGTCGCGGCGGGAAGCGGTATAACGCTGCTGCCTGCGCTGGCCGTGCCGCGCGAGCGTAAGCGTGATGGCGTGGTCTATTTGCCGTGCATCAAGCCGGAGCCGCGTCGCACTATCGGCCTGGTATATCGTCCGGGTTCACCGCTGCGCAGCCGCTATGAGCAGCTGGCAGAGGCCATCCGTGGTTCGATGGATGGCCATTTCGACAGCGCGTTAAAACAGGCGGTTCAGGCCGTTTAG
- the argH gene encoding argininosuccinate lyase, with translation MALWGGRFTQAADQRFKQFNDSLRFDYRLAEQDIVGSVAWSKALVTVGVLTADEQLQLEEALNNLLEEVRLDPQQILQSDAEDIHSWVEGKLIDKVGQLGKKLHTGRSRNDQVATDLKLWCKDTVGELLAANRQLQSALVETAQNNQDAVMPGYTHLQRAQPVTFAHWCLAYVEMLARDESRLQDTLKRLDVSPLGSGALAGTAYEIDREQLAGWLGFASATRNSLDSVSDRDHVLELLSNASIGMVHLSRFAEDLIFFNSGEAGFVELSDRVTSGSSLMPQKKNPDALELIRGKCGRVQGALTGMMMTLKGLPLAYNKDMQEDKEGLFDALDTWLDCLHMGALVLDGIQVKRPRCQEAAQQGYANSTELADYLVAKGVPFREAHHIVGEAVVEAIRQGKPLEDLALADLQKFSAVIGDDVYPILALQSCLDKRAAKGGVSPKQVAQAIADAKNRLV, from the coding sequence ATGGCACTTTGGGGTGGGCGTTTTACACAGGCAGCGGATCAGCGGTTCAAACAGTTCAACGACTCTTTACGCTTCGACTACCGCCTGGCCGAACAGGATATTGTCGGCTCTGTGGCCTGGTCCAAAGCGCTGGTAACGGTAGGCGTACTGACCGCAGACGAACAATTACAGCTGGAAGAAGCGCTGAACAATCTGCTGGAAGAGGTGCGTCTGGATCCGCAGCAAATCCTGCAGAGCGATGCCGAAGATATTCACAGCTGGGTGGAAGGCAAACTGATCGACAAAGTCGGCCAGCTGGGTAAAAAGCTGCACACCGGGCGCAGCCGTAACGACCAGGTCGCCACCGACCTGAAGCTGTGGTGTAAAGATACCGTCGGCGAACTGCTGGCGGCCAACCGTCAGCTGCAGAGCGCGCTGGTGGAAACCGCGCAGAACAACCAGGACGCGGTGATGCCGGGTTATACCCACCTGCAGCGCGCGCAGCCGGTGACCTTTGCGCACTGGTGTCTGGCCTACGTTGAGATGCTGGCGCGTGATGAAAGCCGTCTGCAGGATACCCTGAAACGTCTGGACGTCAGCCCGCTGGGCAGCGGCGCGCTGGCGGGTACCGCTTACGAAATCGACCGTGAACAGCTGGCAGGCTGGCTGGGCTTTGCCTCCGCCACCCGTAACAGCCTGGACAGCGTCTCTGACCGCGACCACGTGCTGGAGCTGCTCTCCAATGCGTCTATCGGGATGGTTCACCTCTCGCGCTTTGCCGAAGACCTTATCTTCTTCAACTCCGGTGAAGCCGGGTTCGTCGAGCTGTCCGACCGCGTGACCTCAGGTTCATCCCTGATGCCGCAGAAGAAAAACCCGGACGCGCTCGAGCTGATCCGCGGCAAATGTGGCCGCGTGCAGGGTGCGCTGACCGGCATGATGATGACTCTGAAAGGGCTGCCGCTGGCGTACAACAAAGACATGCAGGAAGACAAAGAAGGGCTGTTCGACGCGCTCGACACCTGGCTGGACTGCCTGCACATGGGCGCGCTGGTGCTGGACGGCATTCAGGTGAAACGTCCGCGCTGCCAGGAAGCGGCGCAGCAGGGCTATGCGAACTCTACCGAACTGGCGGATTATCTGGTGGCGAAGGGCGTACCGTTCCGTGAAGCGCACCATATTGTCGGTGAAGCGGTTGTGGAAGCCATTCGTCAGGGTAAACCGCTGGAGGATCTGGCGCTGGCCGATCTGCAGAAGTTCAGCGCGGTTATCGGGGATGATGTGTATCCGATTCTGGCGCTGCAGTCCTGTCTGGACAAGCGTGCCGCGAAAGGCGGCGTGTCGCCGAAGCAGGTGGCGCAGGCGATTGCGGATGCGAAAAACCGGCTGGTTTGA
- the argB gene encoding acetylglutamate kinase, with amino-acid sequence MMNPLIIKLGGVLLDSEEALERLFTALVNYRESHQRPLVIVHGGGCVVDELMKGLNLPVKKKNGLRVTPADQIDIITGALAGTANKTLLAWAKKHHIASVGLYLGDGDSVKVTQLDEELGHVGLAQPGSPKLINTLLEGGFLPVVSSIGVTEEGELMNVNADQAATALAATLGADLILLSDVSGILDGKGQRIAEMTAEKAEQLIAQGIITDGMIVKVNAALDAARTLGRPVDIASWRHAEQLPALFNGTPIGTRILA; translated from the coding sequence ATGATGAACCCATTAATTATCAAACTCGGTGGTGTACTGCTGGACAGCGAAGAAGCGCTGGAGCGTCTGTTTACCGCGCTGGTGAACTATCGCGAATCACATCAACGTCCGCTGGTGATTGTGCACGGCGGTGGCTGTGTGGTGGATGAGTTGATGAAAGGGCTCAACCTGCCGGTGAAAAAGAAGAACGGCCTGCGCGTGACGCCTGCGGATCAGATTGACATCATTACCGGCGCGCTGGCGGGTACGGCGAACAAAACGCTGCTGGCGTGGGCGAAGAAACACCATATTGCGTCCGTGGGCCTCTATCTGGGCGATGGCGACAGCGTAAAAGTGACCCAGCTCGACGAAGAACTCGGCCACGTTGGACTGGCGCAGCCAGGTTCGCCTAAGCTGATTAACACGCTGCTGGAAGGCGGTTTCCTGCCGGTGGTGAGCTCCATCGGCGTGACCGAAGAGGGCGAGCTGATGAACGTTAACGCTGACCAGGCGGCGACCGCGCTGGCGGCAACGCTGGGTGCGGACCTGATCCTGCTCTCCGACGTGAGCGGCATTCTGGACGGTAAAGGTCAGCGCATCGCGGAAATGACGGCTGAGAAAGCCGAGCAGCTGATTGCTCAGGGCATTATTACCGACGGCATGATCGTCAAAGTGAACGCCGCGCTGGATGCGGCACGCACGCTCGGCCGCCCGGTGGATATCGCCTCATGGCGTCACGCGGAGCAGCTTCCGGCGCTGTTTAACGGCACGCCGATTGGCACGCGTATTTTAGCGTAA
- the argC gene encoding N-acetyl-gamma-glutamyl-phosphate reductase: MLNTLIVGASGYAGAELVSYVNRHPHMTITALTVSAQSNDAGKLISDLHPQLKGLVDLPLQPMSDISEFTDGVDVVFLATAHEVSHDLAPQFLAAGCVVFDLSGAFRVNDGAFYEKYYGFTHQHPDLLEKAVYGLAEWSADKLKEADLIAVPGCYPTAAQLSLKPLIDAGLLDLNQWPVINATSGVSGAGRKAAISNSFCEVSLQPYGVFNHRHHPEITTHLGADVIFTPHLGSFPRGILETITCRLKPGVTKEQVSEVFTQAYADKPLVRLYDKGVPALKNVVGLPFCDIGFAVQGEHLIVVAAEDNLLKGAAAQAMQCANIRFGFPETQALI; encoded by the coding sequence ATGTTGAATACGCTGATTGTAGGCGCTAGCGGTTATGCGGGCGCAGAGCTTGTAAGCTACGTGAATCGCCATCCACATATGACCATAACCGCTTTGACCGTGTCAGCGCAAAGCAATGATGCAGGAAAGTTAATTTCCGATTTGCATCCGCAGCTTAAGGGCCTGGTCGATCTGCCGCTACAGCCCATGTCTGACATCAGCGAGTTTACCGACGGCGTCGACGTGGTGTTTTTAGCCACCGCGCATGAGGTCAGCCACGACCTGGCGCCGCAGTTTCTGGCGGCCGGCTGCGTGGTCTTCGACCTCTCCGGCGCGTTCCGCGTTAACGACGGCGCGTTCTACGAAAAATATTACGGTTTCACCCATCAGCACCCTGATCTGCTTGAAAAAGCGGTGTACGGCCTGGCGGAGTGGAGCGCAGATAAACTGAAAGAAGCGGACCTGATTGCCGTTCCGGGCTGCTACCCGACGGCGGCGCAGCTTTCCCTGAAGCCGCTGATCGACGCGGGCCTGCTGGATCTGAACCAGTGGCCGGTGATCAACGCCACCAGCGGCGTGAGCGGTGCAGGGCGTAAGGCGGCAATCTCCAATAGCTTCTGCGAAGTGAGCCTTCAGCCGTATGGCGTGTTTAATCACCGTCATCACCCTGAAATCACGACGCATCTGGGCGCGGACGTCATTTTCACCCCGCACCTGGGCAGCTTCCCGCGTGGGATCCTCGAAACCATCACCTGTCGCCTGAAACCGGGCGTGACCAAAGAGCAGGTGAGCGAGGTCTTCACGCAGGCGTATGCGGATAAACCGCTGGTGCGCCTGTACGACAAAGGCGTGCCGGCGCTGAAAAACGTGGTCGGTCTGCCGTTCTGCGATATCGGCTTTGCCGTTCAGGGTGAGCATCTCATCGTGGTGGCCGCAGAAGATAACTTACTGAAAGGCGCTGCCGCACAGGCAATGCAGTGTGCAAATATTCGTTTCGGTTTCCCGGAAACGCAGGCTCTTATTTAA
- the argE gene encoding acetylornithine deacetylase, translating into MKMNLPPFIEIYRALIATPSISATEEALDQSNESLINLLAGWFSDLGFNVEVQPVPGTRHKFNLLASTGTGAGGLLLAGHTDTVPFDDGRWTRDPFTLTEHDNKLYGLGTADMKGFFAFILDALRDVDVTKLKKPLYILATADEETSMAGARYFSENTSIRPDCAIIGEPTSLQPIRAHKGHISTAVRVLGQSGHSSDPARGVNAIELMHDAIGRIMTLRDDLKERYHYEAFTVPYPTLNLGSLHGGDASNRICACCELHMDIRPLPGMTLSDLDGLLNEALAPVSERWPGRLTVSELHPPIPGYECPPDHQLVEVVEKLLGEKTDVVNYCTEAPFIQTLCPTLVLGPGSINQAHQPDEYLETRFIKPTRELITQVVHHFCWH; encoded by the coding sequence ATGAAAATGAACTTACCGCCATTTATCGAGATCTACCGCGCCCTGATTGCCACACCGTCTATCAGCGCAACGGAAGAAGCGCTGGATCAGAGCAATGAGTCTTTAATCAATCTGCTGGCGGGTTGGTTTAGCGATCTTGGGTTTAACGTTGAGGTTCAGCCCGTCCCCGGCACTCGCCACAAATTTAACCTGCTCGCCAGCACCGGAACCGGTGCGGGCGGCCTGCTGCTGGCCGGTCATACCGACACCGTGCCGTTTGATGATGGCCGCTGGACGCGCGATCCGTTCACCCTGACCGAGCACGACAACAAGCTCTACGGTCTGGGCACCGCCGACATGAAAGGCTTCTTCGCCTTTATCCTCGACGCGCTGCGTGATGTGGACGTGACGAAGCTGAAAAAACCGCTCTACATTCTGGCGACCGCCGATGAAGAAACCAGCATGGCGGGGGCGCGCTACTTCTCTGAAAACACCTCGATTCGCCCGGATTGCGCCATTATCGGTGAGCCAACGTCGCTGCAGCCGATCCGCGCGCACAAAGGCCATATTTCTACCGCCGTGCGCGTGCTGGGCCAGTCCGGCCACTCCAGCGATCCGGCGCGCGGCGTGAACGCCATCGAGCTGATGCATGACGCCATCGGCCGCATCATGACCCTGCGCGACGATCTGAAAGAACGCTATCACTACGAGGCGTTCACCGTGCCGTATCCGACGCTGAACCTCGGCAGCCTGCACGGGGGTGATGCCTCCAACCGTATCTGCGCCTGCTGCGAACTGCACATGGATATCCGCCCGCTGCCGGGCATGACCCTGAGCGATCTTGACGGCCTGTTGAATGAGGCGCTGGCCCCGGTGAGCGAGCGCTGGCCGGGCCGTCTGACGGTCTCCGAGCTGCACCCACCGATCCCGGGTTACGAATGCCCGCCGGACCATCAGCTGGTTGAAGTTGTGGAAAAACTGCTCGGTGAGAAAACCGACGTGGTGAACTACTGCACCGAAGCGCCGTTTATTCAGACGCTGTGCCCTACCCTGGTCCTTGGCCCTGGCTCCATCAACCAGGCCCACCAGCCGGATGAATATCTGGAAACCCGCTTTATCAAACCCACCCGCGAACTGATTACCCAGGTTGTGCATCACTTCTGCTGGCATTAA
- the ppc gene encoding phosphoenolpyruvate carboxylase: MNEQYSALRSNVSMLGKVLGDTIKDALGENILDRVETIRKLSKSSRAGNEASRQELLTTLQNLSNDELLPVARAFSQFLNLANTAEQYHSISPNGEAASNPEVIARTLRKLKDQPDLNEATIKKAVESLSLELVLTAHPTEITRRTLIHKMVEVNNCLKQLDNKDIADYERNQLMRRLRQLIAQSWHTDEIRKHRPSPVDEAKWGFAVVENSLWEGVPNYLRELNEQLEENLGYRLPVDFVPVRFTSWMGGDRDGNPNVTAEITRHVLLLSRWKATDLFLKDIQVLISELSMVEATPELRALAGEEGASEPYRFLMKKLRGQLMATQAWLEARLKGQRLPKPEGLLSQNEQLWEPLYACYKSLQACGMGIIANGELLDTLRRVKCFGVPLVRIDVRQESTRHTEALGELTRYLGIGDYESWSEADKQAFLIRELNSKRPLLPRNWEPSNETREVLNTCKAIVDAPKGSVAAYVISMAKTPSDVLGVHLLLKEAGIDYALPVAPLFETLDDLNNANDVMSQLLNIDWYRGFIQGKQMVMIGYSDSAKDAGVMAASWAQYQAQDALIKTCEKAGIELTLFHGRGGSIGRGGAPAHAALLSQPPGSLKGGLRVTEQGEMIRFKYGLPEVTISSLSLYTSAILEANLLPPPEPKASWCHIMDELSAISCDLYRGYVRENKDFVPYFRSATPEQELGKLPLGSRPAKRRPTGGVESLRAIPWIFAWTQNRLMLPAWLGAGAALQKVVEDGKQNELETMCRDWPFFSTRLGMLEMVFSKADLWLAEYYDQRLVKPELWALGKELRELLEGDIKVVLDIANDSHLMADLPWIAESIQLRNIYTDPLNVLQAELLHRSRLAEEEGKEPDPRVEQALMVTIAGVAAGMRNTG; encoded by the coding sequence ATGAACGAACAATATTCCGCGTTGCGTAGTAATGTCAGTATGCTCGGCAAAGTGCTTGGAGATACCATCAAAGATGCGTTGGGGGAGAACATCCTCGACCGCGTTGAAACCATCCGCAAGCTGTCTAAATCTTCCCGCGCCGGTAACGAGGCCAGTCGTCAGGAGCTGCTCACCACCTTGCAGAACCTCTCTAACGATGAGCTGCTGCCCGTTGCACGCGCATTCAGCCAGTTCCTGAACCTGGCCAACACCGCTGAGCAATACCACAGCATTTCGCCAAACGGCGAAGCGGCCAGCAACCCGGAAGTCATTGCCCGCACCCTTCGTAAACTGAAAGACCAGCCAGACCTCAACGAAGCCACCATCAAAAAAGCGGTGGAGTCGCTTTCGCTGGAGTTGGTGCTGACCGCACACCCAACCGAAATTACCCGTCGCACTCTGATCCACAAAATGGTGGAAGTGAACAACTGCCTCAAGCAGCTGGATAACAAAGACATTGCCGACTACGAACGCAACCAGCTGATGCGCCGTCTGCGCCAGCTGATTGCCCAGTCCTGGCACACCGATGAAATTCGTAAGCATCGCCCAAGCCCGGTCGACGAAGCCAAATGGGGTTTTGCGGTGGTGGAAAACAGCCTGTGGGAAGGGGTACCGAACTACCTGCGCGAGCTGAACGAACAGCTGGAAGAGAACCTCGGCTACCGCCTGCCGGTTGATTTTGTTCCGGTGCGCTTCACCTCCTGGATGGGCGGTGACCGCGACGGCAACCCGAACGTGACCGCGGAAATCACCCGCCACGTCCTGCTGCTGAGCCGCTGGAAAGCGACCGATCTGTTCCTGAAAGATATTCAGGTATTGATCTCCGAGCTGTCGATGGTTGAAGCGACGCCAGAACTGCGCGCGCTCGCCGGCGAAGAAGGCGCCAGCGAGCCGTACCGTTTCCTGATGAAAAAGCTGCGTGGTCAGCTGATGGCCACTCAGGCCTGGCTGGAAGCACGCCTGAAAGGCCAGCGCCTGCCAAAACCAGAAGGCCTGCTCAGCCAGAACGAACAGCTCTGGGAGCCGCTTTACGCCTGTTATAAATCACTGCAGGCCTGCGGGATGGGTATCATCGCTAACGGCGAACTGCTCGACACCCTGCGTCGCGTGAAGTGTTTCGGCGTGCCGCTGGTGCGTATCGACGTACGTCAGGAAAGTACCCGTCATACCGAAGCGCTGGGCGAGCTGACCCGCTATCTCGGCATCGGCGATTATGAAAGCTGGTCCGAAGCTGACAAGCAGGCGTTCCTGATCCGCGAGCTGAACTCGAAGCGCCCTCTGCTGCCGCGCAACTGGGAGCCAAGCAACGAAACCCGCGAAGTGCTCAACACCTGTAAAGCGATCGTTGATGCGCCGAAAGGATCGGTGGCCGCCTATGTGATCTCCATGGCGAAGACCCCGTCCGACGTGCTTGGCGTTCACCTTCTGCTGAAAGAAGCGGGAATCGACTACGCCCTGCCGGTCGCCCCGCTGTTTGAGACCCTCGACGACCTGAACAATGCCAACGACGTCATGAGCCAGCTGTTGAATATCGACTGGTACCGCGGCTTTATTCAGGGCAAACAGATGGTGATGATTGGCTATTCCGACTCCGCGAAAGACGCGGGCGTGATGGCAGCATCCTGGGCGCAATATCAGGCGCAGGACGCACTGATCAAAACCTGCGAGAAAGCCGGTATTGAACTGACCCTGTTCCACGGACGCGGTGGTTCAATTGGCCGTGGCGGCGCACCGGCGCACGCAGCGCTGCTGTCGCAGCCGCCGGGAAGCCTGAAAGGCGGCCTGCGCGTCACCGAGCAGGGCGAGATGATCCGCTTCAAATACGGCCTGCCGGAAGTGACCATCAGCAGCCTGTCGCTCTATACCAGCGCGATCCTGGAAGCCAACCTGCTGCCACCGCCGGAGCCGAAAGCCTCCTGGTGCCATATCATGGACGAGCTGTCGGCTATCTCCTGCGATCTGTACCGCGGCTACGTGCGTGAAAACAAAGATTTCGTCCCTTACTTCCGTTCAGCCACCCCTGAGCAGGAGCTGGGTAAACTGCCGCTGGGCTCACGTCCTGCGAAGCGTCGCCCAACCGGTGGCGTAGAGTCTCTGCGCGCGATCCCGTGGATCTTTGCCTGGACGCAGAACCGCCTGATGCTGCCCGCCTGGCTGGGCGCCGGTGCTGCGCTGCAAAAAGTGGTGGAAGACGGCAAACAGAACGAGCTGGAAACCATGTGCCGCGACTGGCCGTTCTTTTCTACCCGTCTGGGGATGCTGGAGATGGTCTTCTCGAAAGCTGACCTGTGGCTGGCGGAATACTACGACCAGCGTCTGGTGAAACCTGAACTGTGGGCGCTGGGTAAAGAGCTGCGCGAACTGCTGGAAGGCGACATCAAAGTGGTGCTGGACATCGCCAACGACTCACATCTGATGGCAGACCTGCCGTGGATTGCAGAGTCTATTCAGCTGCGTAACATTTACACCGACCCGCTGAACGTCCTGCAGGCAGAGCTGCTGCACCGTTCGCGTCTGGCGGAAGAAGAAGGTAAAGAGCCGGATCCGCGCGTTGAACAGGCGCTGATGGTGACGATTGCGGGCGTTGCGGCGGGTATGCGTAACACCGGCTAA
- a CDS encoding helix-turn-helix transcriptional regulator: protein MHSDITQILTDLVNRTLPLGQIHFSALAEQHPRTYPCLRITLGTPSEAIFSFFGQTTHPAPHVMSIHFGKQQLTIELQRDNVLLQQLQVARRGPRTGAFLLQTLTELQMQPEEQDTARLVVLSLLSHCRDLLGSEIHTDSRSRALFEAVRSYIEENYASLLTRESVAQAFYISPNYLSHLFQKVGSVGFNEYLTKTRLEHARQLLKGYDLKIKDIATRCGFTDSNYFCRLFRKHTERSPSEYRRQYHSQLIAKK, encoded by the coding sequence ATGCATTCCGATATCACCCAGATTTTGACTGACTTGGTGAACCGCACGTTACCGCTGGGTCAGATTCATTTCTCAGCGCTGGCTGAACAGCATCCCCGCACATATCCCTGCCTCCGTATTACCCTTGGTACCCCCAGCGAGGCGATTTTTTCTTTTTTTGGACAAACCACGCATCCTGCGCCTCACGTCATGAGCATACATTTCGGTAAGCAGCAGCTTACAATCGAGTTACAGCGTGACAATGTGCTCTTACAACAACTCCAGGTTGCCCGACGTGGTCCGCGAACGGGGGCTTTTCTTCTGCAAACGCTCACCGAATTACAGATGCAGCCTGAGGAACAAGACACAGCAAGGCTGGTAGTTTTAAGCCTGCTCAGCCACTGCCGGGATCTGCTTGGCAGTGAAATTCACACTGACAGCCGCAGCCGGGCACTGTTCGAAGCCGTTCGGAGCTATATCGAAGAAAATTATGCCTCTTTGTTAACTCGCGAATCCGTGGCACAGGCGTTCTACATCTCACCAAACTACCTTTCCCATCTATTCCAGAAAGTCGGCAGCGTCGGATTCAATGAATATTTAACAAAAACGCGCCTGGAACATGCGCGTCAGCTGCTGAAAGGCTACGATCTCAAAATTAAAGATATCGCCACACGCTGCGGATTTACGGACAGCAACTACTTTTGCCGTCTCTTTCGCAAGCACACCGAACGTTCCCCTTCCGAATATCGACGCCAGTACCACAGCCAGCTGATCGCCAAAAAGTAG
- the fsa gene encoding fructose-6-phosphate aldolase: MELYLDTANVAEVERLARIFPIAGVTTNPSIIAASRESIWDVLPRLQKAIGPEGTLFAQTMSRDAEGMVAEAKRLSNAIPDIVVKIPVTAEGLTAIKALKKEGITTLGTAVYSAAQGLLAALAGAKYVAPYVNRVDAQGGDGIRMVQELQSLLELHAPESKVLAASFKTPRQALDCLLAGCEAITLPLDVAQHMLGTPAVESAIEKFEQDWKNAFGNLNL; the protein is encoded by the coding sequence ATGGAACTGTACCTGGATACCGCCAACGTGGCGGAAGTTGAACGTCTGGCGCGCATCTTTCCTATTGCGGGCGTCACCACCAACCCGAGCATCATCGCCGCCAGCCGCGAATCCATCTGGGACGTGCTGCCGCGTCTGCAAAAAGCCATCGGACCGGAAGGCACGCTGTTTGCTCAAACCATGAGCCGCGATGCCGAAGGCATGGTGGCGGAAGCCAAACGTTTGAGTAACGCCATACCGGACATCGTGGTGAAAATCCCTGTCACGGCTGAGGGCCTTACCGCGATCAAGGCGTTGAAAAAAGAGGGGATAACCACTCTGGGGACCGCCGTTTATAGCGCTGCACAGGGCTTGCTCGCCGCACTCGCAGGGGCGAAATATGTCGCGCCGTACGTAAACCGCGTTGATGCGCAGGGCGGTGACGGCATTCGCATGGTGCAGGAGCTGCAGTCTCTGCTGGAACTGCACGCGCCGGAAAGCAAGGTGCTGGCCGCCAGCTTCAAAACGCCGCGTCAGGCGCTGGACTGTCTGTTGGCGGGATGCGAGGCAATCACGCTTCCCTTAGACGTAGCGCAACACATGCTCGGCACGCCAGCGGTAGAGTCAGCCATAGAGAAGTTTGAGCAGGACTGGAAAAACGCGTTTGGTAACCTCAACCTCTAA